The Coregonus clupeaformis isolate EN_2021a chromosome 26, ASM2061545v1, whole genome shotgun sequence genome window below encodes:
- the LOC121587441 gene encoding mucin-17 has protein sequence MEITRLAVDAGAFINRAVQYTEESLGQAEKTELDSRLESLLDRADSTKTWTDKIISQTETLLQPNPGARLEDLFYKGLDWSTPERPTPHELLSENMMDAALELGRHTPYGSTLIKCGELERQIGVANKKLIQSTDINFLSPLRRFTDQEYTVIQNERRQLVNKRLDLDIAKARLRKAQEADSEAQGLNANPLGEEYVAHVSYMFSFLRVRWLKMWAQEVSQAEMELRISQSVFDRQSEITRLLLEGINTTHAAHLRSLYDFVEDQASYYAQCYQLTQDLHTQLASAPPLVCYNNNWHLETNQPSTGNLPLATIQPLATCDSSTTNQATSQPLATNQANSQPLATIQPLATCESSTTNQATSQPLSTNQANSQPLATNQAANESSKNNESSTTNKSLTNNQTSSQRLATAGSSTTNQASTIIQANSQPLQTNQATNESPTTNVSSSTNQATNQPLATNQPLTTNQATSQSLATNQALSQSLATTESSTTNESLTTNQATSQPLTTNQATSQQLATNESSTTNQVTNQPLQTNQATNDFPITNESLTTNQATSQPLATHQPSTTNQATSQSLATNQAPSQPFTTNWESIKPLATNESSTTNEISTTNQATSQPLATNKATNQTTNVFSTTNESLTTNQVTNQPSTTNQVTNQSLATFRTNSQSLATNVSSTNNENSTNNQATSQPLTTNQEPIEPLATNESSTINESSTTNENSTNNQLLTANQPLETSQTTGQPARGPVADRTV, from the exons ATGGAAATCACGAGGCTCGCTGTGGACGCGGGCGCGTTTATCAACCGAGCTGTTCAG TATACAGAGGAATCTCTGGGGCAGGCTGAGAAGACAGAGTTGGACAGCCGGTTGGAGAGTCTCCTGGACAGAGCAGATTCCACTAAGACCTGGACTGACAAAATCATCTCACAGACTGAGACTTTACTGCAGCCTAACCCTG gAGCTCGTTTAGAGGACCTCTTCTATAAGGGTCTGGATTGGAGCACCCCGGAGAGGCCAACCCCCCACGAGCTGCTGAGTGAAAACATGATGGACGCTGCTCTGGAGCTGGGGCGACACACaccctacg gtagtaCTCTGATTAAGTGTGGGGAGTTGGAGAGGCAGATTGGGGTGGCGAACAAGAAGCTGATCCAGAGTACAGACATCAACTTCCTGTCTCCTCTACGGAGGTTCACCGACCAAGAATACACAGtcatacag aatGAGCGCAGGCAGCTGGTGAATAAGCGGTTAGATCTGGACATTGCGAAGGCCAGACTGAGAAAGGCACAGGAAGCAGACAGCGAGGCCCAG ggtctaAATGCTAACCCATTAGGAGAGGAGTATGTAGCTCATGTCTCCTACATGTTCAGCTTCCTACGAGTCCGATGGCTGAAG ATGTGGGCCCAGGAAGTCTCTCAGGCAGAGATGGAGCTGAGGATCTCTCAGAGTGTGTTTGACCGACAGTCAGaaatcaccagactactgctggAGGGAATCAACACTACACAC GCTGCCCATCTGAGAAGTCTGTATGACTTTGTAGAAGACCAGGCCAGTTACTACGCTCAGTGTTACCAGCTCACACAGGACCTACACACCCAACTGGCcag CGCTCCCCCTCTGGTCTGCTACAATAACAACTGGCACTTAGAAACTAACCAACCCTCCACAGGTAACCTGCCCTTAGCAACCATTCAGCCCCTAGCAACCTGTGACTCTTCAACAACCAACCAGGCAACTAGCCAACCCCTAGCAACCAACCAGGCAAACAGCCAACCCTTAGCAACCATCCAGCCCTTAGCAACATGTGAGTCTTCGACAACCAACCAGGCAACAAGCCAACCCCTATCAACCAACCAGGCAAACAGCCAACCCTTAGCAACCAACCAGGCAGCCAACGAGTCCTCAAAAAACAATGAGTCCTCGACAACCAATAAGTCCTTGACAAACAACCAGACAAGCAGCCAACGCTTAGCAACTGCTGGGTCCTCTACAACCAACCAG GCCTCGACAATCATCCAGGCAAACAGCCAACCCCTACAAACCAACCAGGCAACCAATGAGTCCCCAACAACCAATGTGTCCTCATCAACCAACCAGGCAACAAACCAACCCTTAGCAACTAACCAGCCCTTGACAACCAACCAAGCAACAAGTCAATCCCTAGCAACCAACCAGGCACTCAGCCAATCCTTAGCAACCACTGAGTCCTCAACAACCAACGAGTCCCTGACAACCAACCAAGCAACCAGCCAACCCTTGACAACCAACCAGGCAACCAGCCAACAGTTAGCAACCAATGAGTCCTCCACCACCAATCAGGTAACTAACCAACCCTTACAAACCAACCAGGCAACCAATGACTTCCCAATAACCAACGAGTCCTTAACAACCAACCAGGCAACCAGCCAACCCTTAGCGACTCACCAGCCCTCGACAACTAACCAGGCAACCAGCCAATCCTTAGCAACTAACCAGGCCCCCAGCCAACCCTTTACAACCAACTGGGAATCCATCAAACCCTTAGCAACCAATGAGTCATCAACAACCAACGAGATCTCAACAACCAACCAGGCAACTAGCCAACCCTTAGCCACCAACAAGGCAACCAACCAGACAACCAATGTGTTCTCAACAACTAATGAGTCCTTGACCACCAACCAGGTAACTAACCAGCCCTCGACAACTAATCAGGTAACCAACCAATCTCTAGCAACCTTCCGGACAAACAGCCAGTCCTTAGCAACCAATGTGTCGTCAACAAACAACGAGAACTCGACAAACAACCAGGCAACCAGCCAACCCTTGACAACCAACCAGGAACCCATCGAACCCTTAGCAACCAATGAGTCATCAACAATCAACGAGTCCTCGACAACCAACGAGAACTCGACAAACAACCAACTCTTGACAGCAAACCAGCCCTTAGAAACCAGCCAGACAACTGGTCAGCCTGCACGTGGTCCAGTAGCTGACAGAACTGTCTGA